A stretch of DNA from Candidatus Saccharibacteria bacterium oral taxon 488:
CGTTCAGCCGACGGTCACTAGTCGTGCCGACATCAAACGTGCTTTCGCCTATTATATCAAAAATCCAATTAACCATGATTTTGGAATTAGCCACAAGCACGCCTATACGTTTGTACTAATGCGTATCGGCTATCGTATGCTTCAAAAGGGACAGGTTGGTAAGGGGCTCCGTCAGCTTTGGAACGTGGCATCAACCGGGCGCACTGCCTCCAAGATCGTTGTTAAGTGGGGGCTTGATATCATCAAGATTAAGCTTCGACCATCACGTCGAAAAACAAAAACAGCAGCTTAGCAGTACGAAGACAGAATATCACCAAACTATTGGACGGGCTATCCTTTTCTATCTGTGATCGTGGCGCCACTGCCGCGGAATCAATGTTAATCCCCCAAACGACTGCCCAACTACTGAAAAGTCTTTCGTGATAGTAAATTCCTCGGCACGATAAGCAACGTCATACTTTACTGACCCATCGTGATTGAGAAGATTAACGTCAACATAGTACGATCCCGGGCCTAAATTTGCTTCGATATCGAGTGTCAGTTTTTTGTCTTTCGGTAGCCTAGCAAACCCTTCACGATTAGTAATAAAATTCGATACCAAATCACTGTCCTTGCGATACAAATCAACCATGATTGCTCGTGTCTTATCATGATGCCAAGCGATATCAAACGAGATGGTCTCGCCAACCTTAAAGCTACGCTGTTTTTTACCCGTCGCGTCACGGATCGTAATATCAACATTTTTACCAGTATATTGCCGATTTCTATCAATACTTGCGTCAATCACTGCTTGATTGAGCCGACTATACTCGTCAGCCACCCGCACCGGGTCTCCCTCTTTGATAATTGTGCCGTCTTGGATTAGTACAGCACGATTACAAAACTTCTTGACTGTTTCCATATCGTGTGTCACCAGGACGACCGTTTGGCCGCTGGCTTTATATTGCTCAAATATGTCGATGCACTTGTACTGGAATGCCTCATCACCGACAGCCAACACTTCATCAAAAATCATGATATCATTACGCGCCTTGATTGCTACTGAAAACGCCAATCGTACCTGCATACCTGACGAATAATTTTTCAGCTTCTGATCCATAAACGGTTCAAGTTCAGCAAAGGCAACAATCTCATCATACATCGCCTCCATCTCTTTGCGGGTGAACCCAAGTAGTGCTCCGTTCAAAAAAACATTATCTCGGCCAGACAGCTCCGGGTTAAAGCCAACACCCAATTCAATAAATGGTGTCAGCTTACCATGTAGCTGAATGCTACCGCTCGTCGGTTGATACACACCAGCGAGGATTTTAAGCATAGTGCTTTTTCCTGAGCCGTTCCGACCAACAACCCCGAAAAAATCACCCTGATTAATAGTAAAACTAACCCCGTCCAATACCTTTTGGACGGTCTTTTTATTTCGTTTGATAATATTAACAAAGGCATGCTTAATGCTTGAGTTTTTGGTCTGTGGCAATATAAACTCTTTATGTATATCCTTAATTACAATAGCCGGCTTCGTCATCTAAATATCCTCCGCAAATGAACGTTGCTTGCGCTGGAAATGCCACCACCCCAGCCCAAACAGCCCGATGGTTATCATAATCGGAATAAACCACAACAACGGATTATGAAATGTTTGCCAAATTGTCTGAGAGGCGGGGTTACTAGGCATCAGTGTATGCCTGGCGTCTTGAATAATTTGCGTAACAGGGTTCAAAAACGCGACTTTCTGGATGACTGTAGGCATATAAATAATGGCAAAAATAATACCACTGGCGTAAAACCCAGCCTGCAACAAAATCTCCCAGATATACGCGATATCACGAAACGTTACGTAGAGTGCCGAGAGTAGCAGAGATAGGCCAATTGATAGTAAAAATAGCTGAGCAATTATCGGAATTAGTAGCAACCACAACAAAGTTGGCATTAGACCACTTAGTAGTGCAAAAATTATCACCACAATCATCCCTAAGCCAAGGTTAATCAGCGCCGATACGGAGCTGGCAACCACTAAGAGGTGTCTTGGGATTGCTACTTTACGAATTAGTTGCCCATTTTCCACTACCGAACGAGTACCTACCATCGTTGCCTCAGAGAAAAAGTTCCATAGCACGACGCCAATCAATAACCAGACGCCAAAATATTCAATCCCTTTACTGCCCTGTGGGAACGCATAGGTAAACAATACATATAAGATGCCGAATATGAACAGCGGCTTCAGAAGCGACCATACGTATCCGAGGGCAGAATTTTGGTAGCGAACCTTAAAGTCTGTGCTAACCATTGCGCGCAAAATTGCCCGATTTCTTTCATTACCAAAGAGATGTTTCACTCCCTGATTATACCAAATTACACCAAAAAGATATATACTTGTAAAATGAATCGGTTACGAGTTGTTATCGTACGAAATGCCGCACCTCATGATTTTGGTGGTGGCGAGCGATTTCCAGTGTTCTTAGGTCAAGAATTACAAAAAATAGGTCATTTGCCGGTTATTTTTAGTCACCACACGGCACTCTGTGACTACGCTAAGTACGAACGGTTGACTTATCACCGCTCTTGGTGGTGGTCTCGACAAAACTGGAGCGGCTGGCGAGTTATACTAACACCGCTATATGTGTTATGGCAACTGCTGCTTACGTCGTATTATATTATCCAATTTCATCGCTACAAAGCTGACGTTGTTCACCTGCAGAGTAAGGATGATTTTATTGCTGGGTCAATCGCTGGTAAGCTTATCGGTGCCCATGTTATCTGGACTGATCACGCCGACCTCAAACATGTCTGGAAGCAGCTCGGCGTATGGTATAAAAACCCGACTGGTAAGCTGGTTGCTTGGGCGGCACGCTTTGCCGACGCAATTACCCTCGTTAGCCAGAGTGAATGCCGTCTCGTTTCTGATAATCTGCCGTTAACCTCACCAATTCATCGTAAATTAACCGTTATCTATAATGGTGTCAACGACCAGAAACCAACACACACACCCATCAAAAGCCGCCCGTTCACGTTCTGTATCGCCGGTCGCCTAGTTGTTGATAAGGGAGTTAGTGAAGCGATCGCTGCATTCAAACGACTTCACGCTACACATCACGACACGCGCCTCATTCTGATCGGTGACGGACCAGATCGTTCACGGTTTGAGAAACAGACCAAAGGGTTACCGGTCACCTTTCGTGGCCACCAAACAGACCCCCTCCCTGAAGTTGCCACCGCTGACGTATATCTTCATCCAACATACCACGAGGGGTTTAGTGTTTCACTCGTTGAGGCTAGTATGCTCCAGCTACCAATTATCGCCACTGACGTTGGCGGCAATCCAGAGATTATTCATCATAATAAAACCGGCCTCCTCGTCCCCGCAAAGAACTCAGTGGCGCTACATGATGCCATGGAGCAGCTATATTCTAACCCCGAGCTTCGCGCACGTCTAGCCACCGCTGCCCGCCGTCAATATCTTGCCTCGTTTGTTTTTCACACTATCGTTAAAACACAATTTATTCCTTTGTATAAAAACGGTTTATAATATACCTATGAAGATTCGTGTAGAAACCGCCGCTCTCACCGCTCCCAATATATCCGGGGTTGGTCATTACACTCGTATGTTGACCAATAGCCTCGCTCGCTATTCACCGCCAGAAACTGAGGTTTCGGCATTTTATTTTAATTTTTTGAGCAAGCATCGGGACCCTATTCTAGACAGCTCAATCAAGCATGAAAAACACACGCTCATGCCCCAGCGGCTATTTGCCAAGCTCCAAAGTTATGGTTTGCCGCTACCGTACGACCTCTTGTCATCACCTGTCGACGTCGCTATTTTTCCAAATTTTGACCGCTGGACAACCAGTAAAGCAGCTATCACTGCCGTCGTTATTCACGACCTCGGCTATCTCTATTTTCCTGAGACGATTGAACGGCGCAACCTAGCTCATTTACGCCGCCGTGTCGCCCATGCAACCCGAGTAGCCGACCTCATCATTACCGTCTCGGAGTCAGTCAAATCAGAAATTATCGCCGAATACGGCGTACCAGCTTCGAAAATTATCGTCACACCAATACCAGCTGACCCAATTTATTCTCAACCGGGTACAATTAACGTCGTCGCCAAATACAACTTACCAACCAAGCGGTATATCTTTTCAATTGGCAATCTCGAGCCACGCAAAGATTTACCGACAATGATTGCCGCCTTTCGCGCTCTACCAAACAAAATCCGCAAACAGTATTCATTAGTGCTAGCTGGTGGTAAGGGCTGGAAGACCGAGACTACTGAACATGCTATCGCTGAGGCTCAAGCTGCAGGTGAACATATTATCCGCCCGGGATACATTCCCCAGGAATATGTACCTGCATTTTATCAGCAAGCAGACCTTTTTTGCATGAGCTCCATTTACGAAGGATTCGGCATACCGATTGTTGAGGCGCTGACTAGCGGTACGCCGGTTGTTGCCTCCGATATTCCTGTGCTCCGCGAGGCTGGTGGAAATGCGGTTCTTTACGCTCAGCCTAAAAATCCCGACGACTTCATGAAAAAAATGCTCTCTATCATCGCTGACCCGCAAAAAGCACGCCTTGATATGAAAACTGCGGTTCAGGCTCATCTCAATACTATTTCCTGGCAGAATAATACCGATCGCCTCATCGCTGCTTTCAAGGAGGCTATTGCCGCTAAAAAACATCGCACCAACTAGGGTTTATGGGTTATACTTATCATTATGGCTCGTTTCAAACACTACATCACCAACCATGCCACCAAACTTCGCTACCTCCTCATCGGTACCATCAACACCACCATTGATTTTGGTGTGTTGTTTATGTTGACCTGGTTTATCAGCACACCGAAAGAATTAGCTAATATTATCTCGACAACCATCGCCTTTAGTTTCAGCTTCGTCGCCAATCGATCATTCACCTTTCGCTCACGCACCGGCAATGTTCGCCGTCAGCTACTCCTCTTTACCCTCGTCACCCTGTTTGGTCTCTGGGTAATTCAGACTATCATTATTGCGCTACTCGCGCCAATTTTCATTGGCTTTAACCTCAGTCAGCCGGTAGCACTATTCGCCAGCAAACTCATCGCCACTGTCGCCAGCCTCATCTGGAACTATCTGCTCTATACTAACGTTGTTTTCAAAGATTAAGAACTCTTCTGTGAAATCACCAAGTGTCGCGCACGCCCCTCGCCCTCGGAGTGGGTCTCAATATCACTATAATCACTCGCCACGTGGTGTACCACCCAGCGATCAGCCGAATTTAGTTCAATAATTTTCGTCTCGCCCGTCCGTCGCACTTCTTCGATCCAGCCGCGCGCCTTGTCGGCAATCTTTTCGGCATGCTGCTTCTTATAATCAGCAATATCAACATTCACTCGCACCAGCGCCGCCTGACGGTTACGCAAAATTGCTGACACCACCGTCTGTAGACTCCGTAACGTCTCCGCATTCCGCCCAATGAGCAAGCTATTGCGCTCACTCGATGGCACAACGGCCTTGATAACATCGTCTTCAACGCTAACATCAACATCCAGATTGAGATCAAAGAACGCCAGAAAGTCCTCCAGATATTTCTTGACAAATTCAATGGTCGCGATTTGATCCATATAGCCTCCTTAATCCTTCGCCTTTATCCGCGTAATGTTCGCCTCAGTCGCTGTGGCCGCTCGTTGCGAAGCGACTTTTGATTTTTTCACTGACGTGGTTGCTGACTTGCTCGTAGATTTTGGCGAACGCTTTTCGCCGGCAATTTGTTGCATTTCTGTACCGTCTTGCTTAAGAATAATGGCGTTTTGGATATAAGCAGCGATATTTGAGGTTGCCATGTAGAGCGCCAGCGCCCCCGGCAGACTGATCATAATAAGGAACATAAACACCGGCATAACCTTCATCATTTTGCGCGTGACAATGGCGTTAACTTCGGTTTGGTCGGCGTTCTTGCCTTCACCGGCCTCCATCAGCACATCACGTAGTCGCTTCTTGCTGTCCGAACTTGGCGACATTTGCTTTGATAACAGGTACTGCAGAACAGCCGCCACCAAGGCAAGGATAAGCAGCCCGATTGACGCGCCGCTTGATGACAATGCCTGCTTTGTTAGATCCATCAGTCCTAGGAAATTCTGATTAAAGTGATCCGGATTAGCGATCAAGTGCTTGACCGGCCCCCACTGCTCCATGAGATCGTAGGTATACTTGGCGAGCTCTGATCGCTGCATCACAAATATCTGCACCACGCGATAAATAGCGATCAGTACCGGTAGTTGAATAAGAAGCACCAAAATAGAGCTCATCGGCTTGATATTATGCTTTTTATACACATCCATCATCGCCATCGCCCGCATCTGTGGATTGTTCTTGTATTTTTTGTTTAGCTTGGCAAGCTCAGGCTGTATTTTACGCATCGCTTTAGCTTGGTGAAGCTGCTTCTTAACCAGTGGCCACAGCAGTAGCCGCACAATTATTGTAAATAGTACAACACTAACCCCAAAATCACCGCCTGGAATTAGCGCGTAAATTGCCATCAGCAAATTAAAAATTGGTTGTACAATAACCACATCAAATATATTCATACGCCCATTATACCAGAGGTAGCGCTATTTATATAGCCCGGCTTGCGAAAAGAGTTGCTTTACTGCCGTCTTCAGATCGTCATGCGGCATCAGTAACACCTCCGGCGAAAACACCATAATGACAACATCAAACCCACCCCGAATATGCGGCAACTCGAGTCGGATAATTTCGTAAATTCGGCGGCGAACACGATTGCGCTTAACGGCAGACTTGAGCACTTTTTTACTAATCACTACCGAAAACCGACCATGGTGGCGGCGTGAATTGGCGATATATTTCATGGTGAGTTGTGACGAGCGAATCGCTCGCCCACGTGTATAGACATAGCGCAAACTACCGTGACCATGAAATCGGTTAATGTGACGTAACATAGATCCAG
This window harbors:
- a CDS encoding glycosyltransferase family 4 protein: MFHSLIIPNYTKKIYTCKMNRLRVVIVRNAAPHDFGGGERFPVFLGQELQKIGHLPVIFSHHTALCDYAKYERLTYHRSWWWSRQNWSGWRVILTPLYVLWQLLLTSYYIIQFHRYKADVVHLQSKDDFIAGSIAGKLIGAHVIWTDHADLKHVWKQLGVWYKNPTGKLVAWAARFADAITLVSQSECRLVSDNLPLTSPIHRKLTVIYNGVNDQKPTHTPIKSRPFTFCIAGRLVVDKGVSEAIAAFKRLHATHHDTRLILIGDGPDRSRFEKQTKGLPVTFRGHQTDPLPEVATADVYLHPTYHEGFSVSLVEASMLQLPIIATDVGGNPEIIHHNKTGLLVPAKNSVALHDAMEQLYSNPELRARLATAARRQYLASFVFHTIVKTQFIPLYKNGL
- a CDS encoding KH domain-containing protein, coding for MDQIATIEFVKKYLEDFLAFFDLNLDVDVSVEDDVIKAVVPSSERNSLLIGRNAETLRSLQTVVSAILRNRQAALVRVNVDIADYKKQHAEKIADKARGWIEEVRRTGETKIIELNSADRWVVHHVASDYSDIETHSEGEGRARHLVISQKSS
- a CDS encoding glycosyltransferase family 4 protein produces the protein MKIRVETAALTAPNISGVGHYTRMLTNSLARYSPPETEVSAFYFNFLSKHRDPILDSSIKHEKHTLMPQRLFAKLQSYGLPLPYDLLSSPVDVAIFPNFDRWTTSKAAITAVVIHDLGYLYFPETIERRNLAHLRRRVAHATRVADLIITVSESVKSEIIAEYGVPASKIIVTPIPADPIYSQPGTINVVAKYNLPTKRYIFSIGNLEPRKDLPTMIAAFRALPNKIRKQYSLVLAGGKGWKTETTEHAIAEAQAAGEHIIRPGYIPQEYVPAFYQQADLFCMSSIYEGFGIPIVEALTSGTPVVASDIPVLREAGGNAVLYAQPKNPDDFMKKMLSIIADPQKARLDMKTAVQAHLNTISWQNNTDRLIAAFKEAIAAKKHRTN
- a CDS encoding YidC/Oxa1 family membrane protein insertase; translated protein: MNIFDVVIVQPIFNLLMAIYALIPGGDFGVSVVLFTIIVRLLLWPLVKKQLHQAKAMRKIQPELAKLNKKYKNNPQMRAMAMMDVYKKHNIKPMSSILVLLIQLPVLIAIYRVVQIFVMQRSELAKYTYDLMEQWGPVKHLIANPDHFNQNFLGLMDLTKQALSSSGASIGLLILALVAAVLQYLLSKQMSPSSDSKKRLRDVLMEAGEGKNADQTEVNAIVTRKMMKVMPVFMFLIMISLPGALALYMATSNIAAYIQNAIILKQDGTEMQQIAGEKRSPKSTSKSATTSVKKSKVASQRAATATEANITRIKAKD
- the rnpA gene encoding ribonuclease P protein component, producing the protein MLRHINRFHGHGSLRYVYTRGRAIRSSQLTMKYIANSRRHHGRFSVVISKKVLKSAVKRNRVRRRIYEIIRLELPHIRGGFDVVIMVFSPEVLLMPHDDLKTAVKQLFSQAGLYK
- a CDS encoding ABC transporter permease yields the protein MKHLFGNERNRAILRAMVSTDFKVRYQNSALGYVWSLLKPLFIFGILYVLFTYAFPQGSKGIEYFGVWLLIGVVLWNFFSEATMVGTRSVVENGQLIRKVAIPRHLLVVASSVSALINLGLGMIVVIIFALLSGLMPTLLWLLLIPIIAQLFLLSIGLSLLLSALYVTFRDIAYIWEILLQAGFYASGIIFAIIYMPTVIQKVAFLNPVTQIIQDARHTLMPSNPASQTIWQTFHNPLLWFIPIMITIGLFGLGWWHFQRKQRSFAEDI
- a CDS encoding GtrA family protein; protein product: MGTINTTIDFGVLFMLTWFISTPKELANIISTTIAFSFSFVANRSFTFRSRTGNVRRQLLLFTLVTLFGLWVIQTIIIALLAPIFIGFNLSQPVALFASKLIATVASLIWNYLLYTNVVFKD
- a CDS encoding ATP-binding cassette domain-containing protein → MTKPAIVIKDIHKEFILPQTKNSSIKHAFVNIIKRNKKTVQKVLDGVSFTINQGDFFGVVGRNGSGKSTMLKILAGVYQPTSGSIQLHGKLTPFIELGVGFNPELSGRDNVFLNGALLGFTRKEMEAMYDEIVAFAELEPFMDQKLKNYSSGMQVRLAFSVAIKARNDIMIFDEVLAVGDEAFQYKCIDIFEQYKASGQTVVLVTHDMETVKKFCNRAVLIQDGTIIKEGDPVRVADEYSRLNQAVIDASIDRNRQYTGKNVDITIRDATGKKQRSFKVGETISFDIAWHHDKTRAIMVDLYRKDSDLVSNFITNREGFARLPKDKKLTLDIEANLGPGSYYVDVNLLNHDGSVKYDVAYRAEEFTITKDFSVVGQSFGGLTLIPRQWRHDHR